Sequence from the Thunnus maccoyii chromosome 11, fThuMac1.1, whole genome shotgun sequence genome:
CTTCACAGCCTTCAAAAACTGATTAGATTAGATATTTGAGTTGTAGCTATTTTAGAATTTAGTTACTTGcaaatgttgaaatgtagaCCTACTGAGATTCGATAAGGATTTGGATTCGAAACTGGATTTGAATTCCATAAAATGCTATCAGACCTATTCAGACATATTTACTCTATGTGCACAAAGTGTTTTGACTGGAAAATCTAAGGTGATGATGAGCAATTGATTCTTCAAGTTGCAGCACACAGCGCTTGATCCGTTACCAGACTTCTGGGGATGCGTTGTCCAAGTAACTGGTAGCTGAGCCGACCGCCGTGAACAACTAATCCCATAAGAAGGAACCCCAACACGCAGAATGCACCCAGCAGGCCGTAGACCATATACACTGTGAAACAGGACAGCAACAGGTATCAGTTTGCAGTTTGGAATATACTCATTATATCGGAAATCAgcacattaaaggaccagtctgtaggatttagtgacatctagcagtgagattgcagattgcaactaacTGAATACCCCTACCCTTCGAAGCATGTAGGAGAATCTACGGTacgcgaaaggccctctctagagcaagtgtttagtttgtctgttctgggctactgtagaaacatggcagcgcaacatggcaggctctgtgggAGTGGatccactccctatgtagatgtaaagggctcattctaaggtaacagaAACataatgattcttattttcaggggattatacactaattaaaacatatttatgaatattatatttcatttctgccaatGGATCCccttaaatcttacacactggtccttttagTTGAGGATTCAAGAAAATAACCTGACATCTGGCGGGTATTATGGTCAAGCTTCCTTTTCTGTTAAACCTGAAGTTCTCACACATTTATATCTCTAAGAGGAACTGTTAAAATTCAAATGAAGTTCCTCTTTCAGCCTTTTAGCCAGGAGCTACAAACACTGGAGGGGAACAGTGGCCTATTCAAACACATTCAGTTGCCAATTTCAGTACATcctaccttcatgaaggttatgATTGTAACTGGTAATTGTAATTAGATCAACATGTAACTCTCCTGTTTGGATCATTAGGACAAAGGATGAACAACTATGTTAGAAAATATGTTGGTCGAAGGTACaagactgtgtacataaaaactTTGGGGTAGAAGTTAAAGGATAACCtcctatatttttcttattgtcaacaaatctcatgtgcagagccaaatcaacaatgaattgatcctctaacaagtattgtgtgtctatccaaaacctgatatatcaATCATcaatccaaaaactattaaaaacatgtcaatgagccgctgcactgggtgacatgttcctttattatgAAGCATTTGggcatgttagtttgtttagaaatggctccaaagactaataacagcgatcataTTTTCAGTCTTTAGAGAGTAGTTcagtgtaaggcagacgccacggagcatgtgcaggaacgcggTTATAGTTACAGAGTTTCGCtggcttgttgtgctacatatcataacctcttgactttgtactacattgtagctacattgtaaataactttagtAAAAAGTCAAGAttttgtgatatgtagcacaacaagctagtatTTCTGCACATGGTCAGTGGtatctgccttacacagaactactctcttgagactgaaaacgtgatcgtTGTctttagtctttggagccgtttctaaacaaactaacatgaccaaacccAGTCAAAcccatgtcacccagtgtagcggtgtggctcattaacgtatttttaatagattttggacAACAACTGAGGTCTagagcacagaggaataagatatatcagggtttggatacacacaatactttctAGTGGATTAgtttcattgttggtttggatcaaaacatgagatttgatgagaataagaaaaatatagaaaattccTGTCTTATCCTTTATCTacaactcccaaggtgcatttctgCAAGAAACATTCAATCACTGAGCGTGAAACTTTGTCACATGCGCAGCTTGTTGGCATGTTGGGAGAGTTACAGAAATATTTCTACGTGACACAAATGCTTACTCTACGGCAGCATATTGCTGCCACCATATTAGTAGTATTTGCTATCTGAGAGAACCCCTATTTGCTctgtttcacattcacattataacaggatatttttttgttatgacaaatatttgtgagcaaatattctgttttaagAAGAAACTTTACTTGTAACAACATATCACTTTATCTTGTTTATAACAAAATGTTCTCCTTATCATACAAAATCAACATATCTCATTAAAACAAGACACATTTCTTATTATAACATGGtaactttgttttagtttcttgTTAAAATGGGATAATTTGGTATTTAgtaatgaagagaaaaatgtcattacaaaatgaaaaatatcttgttaaaatGAGAGCACATTCTCATCACAACAAAATGAACTCATTTTTTTGACATAATGGCAGCAATacttattcagacatgagaccaaCATGTAAAACTGCCTTCACATTTTTGTAATAAAGTACATGTACTGCACTAAAAGGGCTTCAGGGGAAAGCTGGTGAACAGATGCtcgacagaaaacaaacagattaaaGTTGATTgtacagaggaagaaagaagattgaagtctgtgtattttatttgtggATGCTGAGTATCAGAGTGAAACAATGGTGACGTACGTAAGTTTCTGGGAGGAGGGCTGGTGAAGGCACAGAAAGGTTTACTGGGAACAGAATTGGAGTTGAAGGGAGATGACACGGAGACCGTCACACAGTACTCCACACCCGGCTGCAGGTACGTGATCATGTTCTCCTCTTTGTAAGGCAGTTTCAGTTTGAACTGAAACACAACAGACAAACCAGGTAATAAACGGTATAATTACACTTCATAGAGGCACCGTACAgaatggagacaaagtaaacaaactgctgtagctacaagtcacggacagacagcgtgtcgctaacagggcTTATGAAGAGCAAAAACCAAACCAGCACGTAATgggtccaaagtgacatttgcaggtatgtttacatgctgtttaatgtgcttcagctgagcagctaattagctacctaGCCCGCTAACTGACGTTGAGCTTTTCTGTGGAGAATGTTTatttggtggctcgttcaacaagctaaggtgtaggacaagacgtgtgttaATGTTCGTAAGTTAGATAcagagactttagcaggaaagccAATGGATCTAATGGAAAAGCTAGTCTGTGGATcttgttgtgtagcaggatgctatcaggctcagtgtgaccatttacagcagatatgttgctgtaatttaatttcagttgaactttcatcattttttttcatttaatgtgggaatgttcttttgtttttcctttttgggaAGGTGGTTGCATGAAACTCTGCTGCATGTATACAAACAGGCTTTGTTGATTGATTGTAGAGCTgcattgattagttgattgacagaaaattaactagTTTGACAATTGTCTGTCTTGTGTAGTCGTTTTcaaaggaaaaatgtcaaacatttgctggatttaaacttttatgtgtcatacatgacagtagactgaatatctttggattttggactgttaatgataaaactaaacatctgaagatgtcacctttggcTTTATGAGATTATAGGAGGCATTTCTTCaactgtttttttacattttatggacaaaacaataaataatcatcagattcattgataatgtaaataatcattagtgcagttttatttcctttgctGCATTAGGGACAACTTACAACTtattactgcacattaactgcgTTTTTAGTCTATAACTTATGTGTTAATGTCTCTGCTCctaactttttttattttcattaaaaaaatgtagcaCCTTGAATTGTCCTTATGtatgaaatgttcatttaaaagtCCATAAAACcttctgtatttgtttctgtaGGTGGTGCTCTTTTCGTTCTTTGTTCAGCTGTCACAGCTCAATGTAACTACCCATTTCTCCTTCACTTACGTGTTATTCCAAAGAAACTGTTGCTGTACTAAACATGATACCAGTCACTTCCTGCGtcaatgttctgtgtttttctgtatttttccccAGAAAGACCTGTCACACATCAGGTGTTAAAACAAGAAATGCGTAACATTAAGATACAAGCTGAGTCACTGATGCATAAAAGGCTGCTCTGATTTTACTTACTTTAGCAATACACATGCTTgttagaaataataaaatgctaCATGTTTCCTGGATGTCACTctcaaaactgctttgctaaGTTGTCTTGTGGTTTTGAACCTCAAGGGGCGACAGGAAGTACATACaggctgtgtttatgtttttccacTAATGGTTTagcctcctctgtctgtctgaattaAAGCTGTCtgaatttttaaacttttattatttGACTTCATTATTTATCAAGTTTGTATATTGTAACTGGTAGAAATGTGAGGTGGGAAGATTGAAATTACAGATGTTAAGACatgttcttttttgttcttttcatcaGAGTGTTTCCTCGAACACAGGCGGCGAGAGGAAAACGTGGGcaaaaccacacacactgaaaaacatcagCTATCTGAGGGAACCAGATGTCTTTCGAAAGTGATAAATAAGCCTACAACACGTTTGTTTTGCTCAATATTCTGATTGGGCTTTCATAAGTCTTTCAAAGAGATCAATAGGAGCGGCATTGTGGGTTTACGGTTTTGATTTCTCAGTATTCCACACCGCTCTGAGTCGAGTTTCATATCATCTAAACATATGCAACCCGAGATAAAACACTCTGAAAGAAACATGCAGACCTGCAGAAACCCACTCTCTATTATAGGGTGAACTACTGTATGTCAGGATGATAAATGGCACAAGGGTCAAATCATGGCACCTCTGCCACACTTGGTCATTTTTCACTCTGTAAACAATAACGCCTATACAATAACCGTCAGTGccaaaactgtgtgtgtaattaTCAAGACTGACTGGTTATTGTCTCTAAATTGGACTTTACAGCGCACACATAAGGCTGTATTATAATCTTCATCGAATGTAATTCCATTGAAAAATAACTATGAACTTCTACTCGTGACCAGAACCATCTCCCATGCAAGGAACGCTTGAGGGAGGGGAAGTAATATCTTCTTTTTTGACAGGAAACAACAaggtttatgggaaatgtggtcttaAAGGGTTGTAAAGGGTTAAATGCTTTGTGGGAGAAAACCAGTTTGACACAAATCATTGCAAACTCAAAGTTTTGACTGTGACACCTCAGTATGGTCTGTTGCACATGCAATATGACTGTAGCACTACTACAAACTgagaagtgaagccaatgcggaggTGTCTTAAaactgcattctttctaatgaccagcagggggcgactccagtagttgcaaaaagaagtctgtttgtatagaagtctatgagaaaatgactttacttctcacttgatttattacttcAGTAAACaatttcctaatgagtttatggtctcaaatgctggtttcaagtcttctttaatacagcatgatgttcattttgtaaattatggtcccatttagtaagtaagtaagtgagtaaaatagatgatggCGACAATGTGGCATATGTAatgtaaccatggtgtaaccctAGATTCACAGAGTAACTGCtgttatttcacagtgtgttttcagttcatgaaagttaattgtaacattttggttgcctaaaaaagtcttgttcagtgtttggttatgataaaagaccctctaaggagtcggatgttcagtttttccagtaagtacattttgttttaatggtttagGCCTGtgcttttttctgtattaaaccaagaccatgatctgTCCCTAACCTGAACAAAGTACTGCCAGTGACAAAACAGCTGCCCGCTGAGCCTAAAATGAagctatgagagcgctgagagtgaaccaaaacagtaaagttgcagccggacagataaacaatgaactgaaactcGCTAtgaagctccgtaaagccgagaggagctgcagagtcactgttaattctctgtaggttcatcactacgagccacaaccaacacattacacactacTACACAGTTCATACAGTTTTGTTATAAAAAATACCAACTATAGCCACTTAAAGCTGCgttaattgatttttgttttgaccATTGAGGGCAGCAGAAAAAGCTATAAATACAACagacatattatcactttacAAAGCTGTTATAGTGAATGCGTGAGCAAATAGTTGCCTATTTgcacattcagcagacacaaAAAGCTTGTaatttaatcatcatcattcatttggagttgtgtttctgtccacatgaatgttttttagctctagtttggtctccaccagctcttcataaacacacagcatttggctctttagttgctaaattTGACTGTCTGCTGTTTCTGAGCAGGTAGTGGACGGTGTGTTTATCAGAGCGTTTTCAATGAaaagcagctgcctgctgctgctggaaacctGGTTGATGAAAGCAGTTTTTGGGCTGGAAAACCAGAACAATGATCCCAAAATAGATTAAAAGTTTCTGTAGAGATGAGGTGAGAGTTGGATAATAATTATCTGGTTCATCAGGACTGACccatgtcaatgagccacactgctgcactggatgacatgttccttcattatgaagagtttcgTCACGTTAGATTGTTCAGAAACGGCTtcaaagactaaaaacagcgatcacattttcagtctccggagagtagttctgtgtaaggcagagaGTATGTTCCGAACTTTAGGACGAAGTCAAAGAGGTtatgatatgtagcacaacaagctagtaaAGCTGTAAATGGAACATACtctctgccttacacagaactactctccggagactgaaaatgtgatcgctgtttttagtctttggagccgtttctaaacaatctaatgtgaccaaactcttcataatgaaagaacatgtcacccagtgcagtggtgtgactCAATGAcgtatttttaatagtttttggataacAACAGAcgtctacggcacagaggaataagatatatcaggcattggatacacacacaatacttgtaagtagattaattaattgttggtttggatctgcacatgagatttgttgacaataagaaaaaaatagccAGCCTTATTTTTTAAGCCTGACTCATACCTGTACTCCGTCCCGGGTCCTTTGCACATTGAAGTCGACTACTCTGTAGAAGCTTTGAAACTGCTGGTGCTGCTGTAGAACCTTTGATTTGGGAAGACTGACCTGGACGAGCAAACAGTTCCCACAGCCGGACACAGAAACATCGAGAGGACCCATCACAGCTACAGGGAGAAACAAACTCATGTTCATCTAACTGGTAAGTGGATTCACTGCAGGACTAATCATAATTTAAGATGCAAAGATTGGCATTGACATTAAAGTTTGCCAATTGACCAATCGTAATCATAACTATGCACAGCACGCTTGTTAAGCTCTGAATTTCTCAACACGTTGTGCAGAATGATACTCCATACAGTACATAATCCATATATAACAAGTTTGGAGgattctgtctttgtttttagcctttccaaaaccaaaaacacatgaacaaaagTGTAAAGAATGGATTAATCCTCTTAATGTGTTAGAAAAGGGGTTTACACCTTTAGGATTCGAGCTCCAGTATgtaatttacacaagtgtgatgtggaaacttgaagcctccatcgcacaaacactgacaataaactttacagtgaagtaggagacatcttgtgtccagcaagaaaacttttgaaattaacaatatttgcatatttagaGATTCTGAATTTTATTGGGGGAGAAtgagtagatgccattttaaagattttaaagtggtaattatacattttttttgtggaaaaaccatatcagacattATTGTTCCtggcagagtatttttacatgtattATACTTGTCTAGAGGAGAtctttaagattattttttcacattttttgcctttttacaGTTGAAAGTGTGgggaaacaggaaacatgggagagggagagagggatatGTCATGCAGCGAAGGTCAGTGGCTGGAATTGAACCGACACTCGGACGTTAACGTGTGTTTATaattgtagccatgacgatgaagATCCCTTTACCTTAATGAGGTAGTAATTGTTCCTAACCTTAAGCACTTATTCTGATCCAGAACATGTTTTTTCCCTAAATgaaaccttaaccacagcgttgtcccatcataaaacagatttattttaagCAGATGTTTGTAGACAAATGACCTGCTGGTCCTGCTGGTCCTGCTGGTAGGGGCATCAGATCAGAGAACACTTCAcaaataatgtatttcattgtttaatttggaggattgTGAATCTTGAGTGGCATATCTGCCACAGTTATCACTAAGTGAAGAGTTTTAGCTCAGCCAATGAGATTATTTCTACCTCCAGAGctgctctgcttctctgtgtatgaaatgtttaaatcttCCTTGTGTCATAATTGTGTTGGTGGTGGCTCACTGTCTGACAGGGGCTGGAACTGCCTTGATATTTTCCAATCAGACTTCTGGGTGGGTGTGAAGGCCTGGACACGGGCGTAGTAGTGATCAAACGGTTCCTCGAATGCTCTGGTGAGGTCACACGTCTGTCCGGCCGTCAGCTCCGAACAGGAAGCCACCTCTTTCCACGTGCTCTTCCTCCAAAGTGAAAAGGAAAGTAGGAGAGAGAGACTTTTAATAGACACTAgacacattaagacaattacaagaTCAGCCGACTATCACTGTAAGAACATATCATCATATCATTCATGTCTCAGCAGGTCTACTAATGTAACAGTGTCATTACAGGTCGatcaaacagctgcagctgattcgataatttattttcaaatactgctgttggtttaaaaagcactgaatggtttagatCTGATCTCTCAGGTTTTCTTGGACAGGACAGAAATCAGTTTATATGCAgcacatatctgaacaaactcccacACTGACTGCATGATCCTTTTGTTACtccttaaatgcatttttttttttttttttttttggtgtcttattggtgtaaataaataaaaacaaaaacaaaaagtcagtTCTTTAAAATCaaagctgaagacttttctgtttcttctgttttttattaaatcaaatttgaggatAATTATTCATACCTGGCACTACGCTGTGgctgtctgttttatttgttttattctattttagcttatttgttttattttactcttaaaccctttttaaatgtgtcttttttataatttcttgtgtttctttcataTCCTTAAATGCCTTTAAtcttttatgtaaagcacttttgtTCACAGCTGCAGTACAAAGAAACTTGCGTTGCCTTGATGATAACCGgaaaacataagaaaaaatGACTCACACCACAGCAGGTGAAAAGAAACTTAACTAGCTACACACTGATAATCATATTACAACAAATCTCATCCCTTAGCTTAATAAAAAGGAAACTAACTGGGCTTTCTGCGTCATACTGATATAAACAACACTCACACTTCCTGAAAATAGAAAGTGCTTACTCACAGGCTATAGGAAAGgttcagaaagaaaaatgaaacatatgaCCTTCACTGAGCTCAGCTGGTGCACATGCAGCATTTATCCAGAACAGCAACATGGCTGTGTTCATTTTCAGCATAAGTACCTGCAGCAGGAACCAACAATTTATGTGTAATATAGAATATTTTGTTTATCcaaagttatgttttttaataCCAATATACTTCTTTTTAATGTAAAGTAACAATAAGTTAATTAACTACTATAGATTAAagttgattgtatttattttagaagtatttctgttttcatattcttattgttgtaatatgatttaaaaaatacagaatagagactcaatatgttttttagtcattaaatatcatgcacatttccagctctatatttatattctggggctctactggactgtctttgtatgatttacagttaaaaacttcttatttatcttctactggtcctttatgcagcccctcagttcagcctctgtctgaaacaggctgttttagctcctggcTAAAGTTAGTAAGTAAGAaagtcaaatgtatttatatagtgcttttcATAGGCATTAGTCACAAATAAGTATAGTGGTAATATGAGCTAGTGAGTAGTCTTGCAGCAGCATTTTAGATTGTCTGCAGACGATCAAGGGCAGAGATACTACTAGATAGATACTTGTGAGGAgaaaagtgcattacagtagtcaagaGATGTGATAAAAGCAGGTATAAGCATCTCTAGTTCAGCTGTTGAAACTACAGATCTCAGTTTACTGATATTTCttaagtggaaaaaacaagatCTGGTCAGCTGCTTTACATGGGTGTCAAACGACGAGGATTGATCAAATATTACCCCTAAGCTACGCAGTCTGGAGTGTGCAGTGAAGGAAAGAGGCCCAATACTAATAAAAACCAGAACCTCCGTCTTATCAGCATTGAGCTGTAGAAAATTTTCTGCCGTCCGGTCTTTAATAGTGTTAAGACAGTCTAGGATGCTGGATAACCTAAAAGCCTCAATAGGTTTGAATGAAAAGTGGAACTGAGCAGCATATATAGAGAAAATAACAGGGGCCCCAGAACCGAACCTTGTGGGACACTACAAGAGAGTGGATAGAACTCAGACAAAAAGTCACCAACAGAGACGGTAAAACTTCTGTCAGTGAAACATGATATAAACCAGTCTAATGCTACGCCTGATATACCACCCAATCTACTGTGTCAAAGGCAGAACTGAGATCAAGCAGCGCTAGAACGGAACAGTCACCTGCATCAGAGGACACGAAAATGTCGTTAGAGACCCTCAGAGGAGCAGTTTCAGTAGAGTGCTGCTTCTGAAATCAAAACTGAAACTTATCATAAATACTATGCCTCTCCAGCGCAGCGGTAAGAGTTTAGATATGGGCTTATAGTTCTTGGGCAGAGCAGGAACTACATTAGGTTTCTTTAATATGGGCTGGATAGTAACGTGTTTAAGATGAGAAGGGACACATCCTGAAGACACTGAGGAATTGAGAATAGCAGATACAGCGGGGCCAATAATTGGCAGAACTTTTAAAAATAGAGAAGATGGTATTACATCCATTGGGCTTCACTTTCCTAATCAGTCCCATCAGATCTTATAAGGCACGATacgagatgaataaatccctgtttttgtcATCCTCTTTGTTTGGGGGGTGGAGAGGAAGTTTAGGTGAACATGCTTCACAATTCAGCtttaatattttctcactcCACTGACATTTCCCAACCTATCTACAGTAAGTGATGCGTACAGTCAGTTATATCATCAGTTCCAGTTTAACAGTTAAGTATTCTCATCAATCAGCTGTTCTGTAGAAACAAAACCTAAAGCAGcgggaaaatgaaaatgagctgCGAGGCTGCATGTTTGCGTCTGAGAAATGTGATCCATATGAGTTTATGGCtcctgtgtgtgaatgtggctcTGTCCAGGTTGGCTGTTAACAAAtggaataataaataatgataataataataagaataataagaatCTCCTCATAAATTCACAATAGAAAGTCCTACTGCAAAGATTAAAGCCACTTAACATATAGTTTATAGTGATAACGGTTtattaaattcaacattttggtgACAGTATTGTGAAATTATTCCTTGTTTCttgatatttctttctttaaaacgTCCAAATGCAACACA
This genomic interval carries:
- the LOC121906953 gene encoding interferon alpha/beta receptor 2-like isoform X1, with amino-acid sequence MEGRWGFGCFFFCVFSLVMFPGLKVGRKDWGSNGKCDPLPAPSNVSISSFNMEHTLSFLPGPETPPDTHFTVQILNPRYSVNRMYRGKEKKSTWKEVASCSELTAGQTCDLTRAFEEPFDHYYARVQAFTPTQKSDWKISRQFQPLSDTVMGPLDVSVSGCGNCLLVQVSLPKSKVLQQHQQFQSFYRVVDFNVQRTRDGVQFKLKLPYKEENMITYLQPGVEYCVTVSVSSPFNSNSVPSKPFCAFTSPPPRNLLYMVYGLLGAFCVLGFLLMGLVVHGGRLSYQLLGQRIPRSLLYITLQDRGGAPPELSDQTSAPQIHNRGSADRLHSPQSCPPTEEQL
- the LOC121906953 gene encoding interferon alpha/beta receptor 2-like isoform X3 encodes the protein MGFWMFLLLCFQLGNVPWTEGKCDPLPAPSNVSISSFNMEHTLSFLPGPETPPDTHFTVQILNPRYSVNRMYRGKEKKSTWKEVASCSELTAGQTCDLTRAFEEPFDHYYARVQAFTPTQKSDWKISRQFQPLSDTVMGPLDVSVSGCGNCLLVQVSLPKSKVLQQHQQFQSFYRVVDFNVQRTRDGVQFKLKLPYKEENMITYLQPGVEYCVTVSVSSPFNSNSVPSKPFCAFTSPPPRNLLYMVYGLLGAFCVLGFLLMGLVVHGGRLSYQLLGQRIPRSLLYITLQDRGGAPPELSDQTSAPQIHNRGSADRLHSPQSCPPTEEQL
- the LOC121906953 gene encoding interferon alpha/beta receptor 2-like isoform X2 — its product is MEGRWGFGCFFFCVFSLVMFPGLKVGRKDWGSNGKCDPLPAPSNVSISSFNMEHTLSFLPGPETPPDTHFTVQILNPRKSTWKEVASCSELTAGQTCDLTRAFEEPFDHYYARVQAFTPTQKSDWKISRQFQPLSDTVMGPLDVSVSGCGNCLLVQVSLPKSKVLQQHQQFQSFYRVVDFNVQRTRDGVQFKLKLPYKEENMITYLQPGVEYCVTVSVSSPFNSNSVPSKPFCAFTSPPPRNLLYMVYGLLGAFCVLGFLLMGLVVHGGRLSYQLLGQRIPRSLLYITLQDRGGAPPELSDQTSAPQIHNRGSADRLHSPQSCPPTEEQL
- the LOC121906953 gene encoding interferon alpha/beta receptor 2-like isoform X4, which gives rise to MEHTLSFLPGPETPPDTHFTVQILNPRYSVNRMYRGKEKKSTWKEVASCSELTAGQTCDLTRAFEEPFDHYYARVQAFTPTQKSDWKISRQFQPLSDTVMGPLDVSVSGCGNCLLVQVSLPKSKVLQQHQQFQSFYRVVDFNVQRTRDGVQFKLKLPYKEENMITYLQPGVEYCVTVSVSSPFNSNSVPSKPFCAFTSPPPRNLLYMVYGLLGAFCVLGFLLMGLVVHGGRLSYQLLGQRIPRSLLYITLQDRGGAPPELSDQTSAPQIHNRGSADRLHSPQSCPPTEEQL